GCGTATCTTTCCAGATATGAACGGAAGGATCGCCCAGGGTGCAGTAAACTTTAAAATGATATTCGACATAATATTCGTTACCAAAAACATTGAACATGTAAAGCTTGCCACGCAACAAACCCTGACCGGGGGTATCCATGCCTTCGCGAAACATTCCTTCGTATATGCCTTTGTCGAGGCGGTTGTTGTGGGTGGTATGTGTGTTGGAAGTAGGACCCAAAATGGCAATGCCACCACGCGGTGCTGTGAGTGAGCCAAGCTGCAACCACTCCTCGCCAAAACAATTGCCGCCAGTGCTATGAAATCCTGCGGCGCCGCAGCCTATGCTGGTGATGAAAGTGAACTTCTGGCCATTGCTAAGCGACGACACATCGTTTACGGTAAAGCTGTAACAACTGGCTTGCCAGCCGCTGTACCAACCTTCGCCGCGATAGTTCAGGAAGCTGCGTCCATTGTTGATGGCACTGATGATGTTGCTTTTGCTCACCGAACACCCCCATCCCCAGCCACTGCCGTCGCTCATCAAGGTATCTACTTTTATAAAATTCCCGTCGTTGAGCATCACATTGGTGGTAAAGCGTTTTGTTTCTACCTGCGAATCGTATGCGTTGTTGGAGCAGCAGGTGCCTTTCCTGAACCAGGTATCATCGGCGATGTAGGGTTCTTTTTCGTAAAGAAGATTTTTATTAATGATTACCTGCATGCGATAATCAGCCTGGTTGGTAAACCTTCCGACCATCATCTCAGGAAAATAATCAGCACCTTCTACCGAAACAAAAAAGTCTTCGTTAGGAAATGAATAATCGGGATAGGAAACGATTTTATATGGGAATACCCCAGCGTCGCCAACCATGAGCACATAGGTAGGCGGTGTTTCCCAGTTGAACCAGGCATCGCTGATATGGTCTTTGATGATATCAGAGTTGTTGGCGTTAGCGCCAATTTCACTGAATTTGGTGATATGAATATCGGTGCCGCTCTGGCGTTTCCATTCGGCGTAAATCTGAAAACTTGCTACAAACTCATCGGGCATGATACACAGCATCAAATCATGACCTTCTTCGCGGCCATCGTACAACTGCTCCAGTACCTGCGGATAGTTAAAAATAACACTTTTATAAATTTTCCCGAAAGAAGGAGCTATAGGTTTGCGTGCAGAAATTTTAGGATTGATGGCTTCACCGTTTCCGAATTTTACCCGTACAATCATCGATGTGGTAACCTGCAGCTCTTTTTTGGCAGCATTATAGCGAAAAGGGAACATAGAAACGCGTACAATTCGGAAGTCACGAAACACCGCCGGAGCTTCTGCCAGAGCGGCCACCGTGGGATATAATGCATCATTAGCGTAAGCTGCACGATCTTCCTGGTAGGGAGTTTCCGGATCGCCTTCCCACCAACTCTGGCGGGCAGGAGGTAGCGAGATGTCTCTGAAAGTTTGTACTTCACCGGCTTCAATTACTTCCACCTCAATGGAAGCGTGGTCGGGAACGGCCAGAATTTCGGCAAGATAAGGCACCTCGGGCAGCCCCACTTCGTTGGTATAGGTTTCTCCCTTGATGTTTATGCGTTGGTAGTAAGCGCCATCGGCTTCAAAGCTATCAATTGAAAATCCTGGCAGTATAATCTGAATCACCGCACCTGATGCATCCTGGCTCAAAAGCGTGACTTCAGGAGCGCTGCTGGTGTTTGTGGCAGGCTGCAGGGGTTGCCATTGGGCAGTTACAGTAAAAATGAGGAAATGAAAAACAACAAGTGAAAACAGTGTTTTCTGATACATAATCTGTGTTGTTATTAGTACATAAATACAAAGATGAACCGAATGAAATCAGAGGAAATCATCGCTTTCGAAGAATCAGACCAACGTGAAACTCTGGCGGATGAACTAAGAAAAATGCGGAGGTTGCATTATCAATTGTTATAAAAGGCAATGGCAAATGTATATTTATTTCATTCAAATGAAGGTTTCTTTAAAATAAGATTAAGAAACTTTATTAATGAAAGGTCGGGAGTGAGGCTAAAAAAAGGAGCGCGTAATGATAAACTTATCCAACCGCAATCCTGTTTTTCCGCCCATCAACATCAAAAGCACTATTTTTGCTAAAAAAATATAATATCATGGAACAGCTTCTCACACTATACAACACGCTGACGCGAAAAAAAGAAATCTTCAAACCCATTCATCCGCCACACGTCGGGCTTTATGTATGCGGCCCTACGGTTTACGGCGATGCCCATCTGGGTCATGCGCGCCCGGCCATCACTTTCGATCTGGTATTCCGCTACCTGCAACACATTGGCTACAAAGTGCGCTATGTGCGCAACATTACGGATGTGGGCCATCTGGAAAATGATGCCGACGAAGGCGAGGATAAAGTGGGCAAGAAAGCACGGCTCGAACAGCTCGAACCTATGGAAATCGTCCAGCTTTACACCAACCGTTTCCACAAAAATATGGAGCAGCTCAATACGCTGCCTCCTTCTATCGAGCCACACGCTTCGGGGCATATCATCGAGCAGATCGACATGATCAACAAAATTTTTGAAGCCGG
This region of Bacteroidales bacterium genomic DNA includes:
- a CDS encoding C25 family cysteine peptidase; its protein translation is MYQKTLFSLVVFHFLIFTVTAQWQPLQPATNTSSAPEVTLLSQDASGAVIQIILPGFSIDSFEADGAYYQRINIKGETYTNEVGLPEVPYLAEILAVPDHASIEVEVIEAGEVQTFRDISLPPARQSWWEGDPETPYQEDRAAYANDALYPTVAALAEAPAVFRDFRIVRVSMFPFRYNAAKKELQVTTSMIVRVKFGNGEAINPKISARKPIAPSFGKIYKSVIFNYPQVLEQLYDGREEGHDLMLCIMPDEFVASFQIYAEWKRQSGTDIHITKFSEIGANANNSDIIKDHISDAWFNWETPPTYVLMVGDAGVFPYKIVSYPDYSFPNEDFFVSVEGADYFPEMMVGRFTNQADYRMQVIINKNLLYEKEPYIADDTWFRKGTCCSNNAYDSQVETKRFTTNVMLNDGNFIKVDTLMSDGSGWGWGCSVSKSNIISAINNGRSFLNYRGEGWYSGWQASCYSFTVNDVSSLSNGQKFTFITSIGCGAAGFHSTGGNCFGEEWLQLGSLTAPRGGIAILGPTSNTHTTHNNRLDKGIYEGMFREGMDTPGQGLLRGKLYMFNVFGNEYYVEYHFKVYCTLGDPSVHIWKDTPQAVTVNHPEIIPVGNNEFSVAITHTSTGQPINNAQVTITAPELFVSVFSDSSGTAHLNLMPLTEGALTITVRGGNVIPYQGTIDVIQPEELVEPEGKPEITDLNGNADGLINPGEDFSISISLKNWGNLTVNNVQATLSTTDPDIEILTTGAISYGNIAPNAMASGEPFMLTVAPACQVGHEFQL